The Pseudanabaena yagii GIHE-NHR1 genome segment GCAACCAATTTGTAATACGCGCTTACCTAGATGAGAGAAAGCTGCTGACAGATTGGAGGAAGTGGTGGATTTACCGATACCGCCTTTACCATAGACAGCAATAACCAAAGCTCCTTCAATCACCATTGATGGGTCTTGATGCACTTGAAGACTGCCTTCGCCATCTTCGCCTTTATTAACAACGGGGGGACGAACGTTTGCAACTACCAAAATAAACTCCTAATGTAAAAATAATTTTTTATTTATTGAGGCGCATAGCGCCTCAATAAAGTTACTTACCGATCGCTGCTTTTGCTTCGTAGAGAGTTTCGAGAGTGATCGTGCTAATGCCATGATCGCTCGCAAACTTCTCGGTATTGCGCTTGATTTTGCCGCGTACAAAGAAGGGAATCTTCTTCAACTCAGCTTCACCATCCACACTCCAAGTAATGCCATCAACTGTTTGGGCAACTGCTTGAGCAACAGGTGTGAGTACAGCTTGGTTAGAGCTACCTGTCGCAGCGATCGCCTGTTCTGTTACTAATGATTCGCGTCGTGAATCCTGAGATGGAGCAGTATGCAGATGGCTCATATGACCTTCCGCAAACTCAAAGTCTTCACGGAACATCCCAATCAAATGTTCTTCTAGACCCATCATCAAAGGATGTACCCAGCTATCAAAAATCACATTTGCACCTTCCCAACCCATTTGCGGTGAGTAACGGGCAGGTACATCTTGAACATGGATTGGTGCAGAAATTACCGCGCAAGGGATACCCAAGCGTTTGGCAATGTGGCGCTCCATCTGAGTGCCAAGCACTAGTTCTGGAGCGGCTTCAGCAACTTTGGCTTCTACAGCAAGATAGTCATCACTAATCACGGCTTCGAGTCCGTGCTTTTTAGCAACTTCGCGCACTTCGCGCGCAAATTCACGGCTATACGTGCCAATGCCTACGAGTGTAAATCCTAATTCCTCGGTGGCAATTCTGGCGGCGGCGAGGGCATGGGTCGCATCACCAAAGATGAATACCCGCTTACCCGTCAGATAAGTAGAATCCACCGATCGCGAGTACCAAGGCAACCGTGAAGCATTAGGATTATTTGCTGAAGATAGGCGCGAAACATCCCAGTTCCCCAAAGTGTCAGATTGCGATCTCTTTAGCGCTTCACTGACATCAATCTCCACAACCTTACCAATTTCGGCAATAAAGTCACGGGTTGCGCCAACCCCAATCGGTACAGTCTTAATAGTTGGCTGTCCGAAACTGCGCTGGAGCCAATTGCAAGTGGTCAGAGCAATTTCAGGATAGAGACAAATATTAAAATCAGCATCGGGAATCCGTAACAAGTCATCGGGGGTTGCGCCCATCGGTGCGACTACATTTACATCGACACCTATTTCTGCCAATAACTTAATTACTTCCCGAATATCATCACGACACCGAAAACCTAAGGCTGTAGGTCCAATGATATTTGCTTTCGGACGAATATGCGCTTCGCGTTTAGGTTTGTGCGTATTTGGGGGCGGTACAAGGGGTAAAAGTAAAGTGCGAACTAGGTGATAGAGAGTTTCACTCGCACCCCAATTTTCCTTTTTGGAATAGGCTGGCAACTCCAAGCTGACAATGGGGATCGGTAATTTCATTCCCTTCGCTAATGAGCCTGGTTGATCCTGAATCAATTCGGCTGTGCAACTTTCGCCAACTAGCATGACCTGAGGCTTAAAGCGTTCGTAAGCATCGCGCACTGAGGTCTTTACCATCTCGGCAGTATCACCACCAAGATCGCGAGCTTGGAAAGTTGTATAGGTGACAGGAGGACGGCGATCGCGTCGTTCGATCATCGTAAATAACAAATCAGCGTAAGTATCGCCCTGCGGCGCATGAAGTACATAATGTACTCCTTCCATGCCTGTAGCGATTCGCATTGCTCCCACATGGGGAGGACCTTCATAAGTCCAGAGGGTTAGTTCCATAGTTTATCTCAATAAAAAACATACAAAGTATTAGAGCGCAAAGTACTCTAATACTTACACAGTGAGTCTTCTGCGTCTCTCAAGGGGACGGGCAAACAACTCTGCCAAATCGGCGGCTTGGTCGTAACCGTGAATTGGCGAAAATACTAATTCAATTGACCATTTCGTAGCCATACCTTCAGCTTCGAGGGGATTCGCAAGTCCTAGACCGCAGACAGTAATATCAGGTCGTGCCTCACGACAGCGATCTAGCTGCTTTTCCACGTCCTGACCTTCCGAAAGAGCCGTACCGACTGGTAATAGATTAATTTCGGTATCCATTAACAGGCGATCAATATAAGGTGTGCCTACTTCGACTAGTTCCATGCCACATTCTCTTGAGAGGAAACGTGCTAAAGGAAT includes the following:
- the bchB gene encoding ferredoxin:protochlorophyllide reductase (ATP-dependent) subunit B, producing MELTLWTYEGPPHVGAMRIATGMEGVHYVLHAPQGDTYADLLFTMIERRDRRPPVTYTTFQARDLGGDTAEMVKTSVRDAYERFKPQVMLVGESCTAELIQDQPGSLAKGMKLPIPIVSLELPAYSKKENWGASETLYHLVRTLLLPLVPPPNTHKPKREAHIRPKANIIGPTALGFRCRDDIREVIKLLAEIGVDVNVVAPMGATPDDLLRIPDADFNICLYPEIALTTCNWLQRSFGQPTIKTVPIGVGATRDFIAEIGKVVEIDVSEALKRSQSDTLGNWDVSRLSSANNPNASRLPWYSRSVDSTYLTGKRVFIFGDATHALAAARIATEELGFTLVGIGTYSREFAREVREVAKKHGLEAVISDDYLAVEAKVAEAAPELVLGTQMERHIAKRLGIPCAVISAPIHVQDVPARYSPQMGWEGANVIFDSWVHPLMMGLEEHLIGMFREDFEFAEGHMSHLHTAPSQDSRRESLVTEQAIAATGSSNQAVLTPVAQAVAQTVDGITWSVDGEAELKKIPFFVRGKIKRNTEKFASDHGISTITLETLYEAKAAIGK